In Anseongella ginsenosidimutans, one genomic interval encodes:
- a CDS encoding 3-phosphoshikimate 1-carboxyvinyltransferase — MSNILISKPDARLSGEVILPGSKSESNRALIMQALCEERVEIRNLSEAADTVTLQALLDGRDRNQVLDVGPAGTAMRFLTAFCAVTEGEWTLTGSKRMKERPIGILADALRQLGADIQYLEEEGFPPMRIRGKRLDKASEVRIPGNISSQYISALLMIAPALPNGLSIHLSGTIGSRPYIEMTLAMMGELGIRHEWTGNTIHVGAQRYQPAVLSIEPDWSGASYWYSMAALCEEADLTLPYLKQQSLQGDREITKIMEAFGVRTHFSAGGIRLSRGETAAGAWESAEIGTGAGETAARGIAAGETVARESASGEREIDFIHCPDLAQTVISCCTALRQNAVFTGLESLKIKETDRVEALQNELGKFGARLIENAEGNRWELDTSGVFIPEAAPVIHTYHDHRMAMALAPLAIRLGPMEIEDKEVVVKSYPTFWKDLDKHGFKMAAAQINT, encoded by the coding sequence ATGTCGAATATCTTAATTTCAAAGCCGGATGCCCGCCTTAGCGGCGAAGTGATACTTCCCGGCTCCAAAAGCGAAAGCAACAGGGCTCTGATCATGCAGGCCCTTTGCGAAGAGCGTGTGGAGATCAGGAACCTTTCAGAGGCGGCCGATACGGTGACCCTTCAGGCACTCCTGGATGGACGGGACAGGAACCAGGTCCTGGACGTAGGGCCGGCAGGTACCGCCATGCGCTTTCTCACCGCTTTTTGCGCCGTAACCGAAGGTGAATGGACCCTTACCGGGAGCAAGCGAATGAAAGAACGTCCTATCGGCATCCTTGCCGATGCACTTCGCCAGCTGGGCGCCGATATTCAGTACCTGGAAGAAGAAGGCTTTCCGCCTATGAGAATAAGGGGCAAACGGCTTGATAAAGCAAGCGAAGTACGCATCCCGGGCAATATAAGCAGCCAGTATATTTCCGCGCTGCTAATGATCGCTCCGGCGCTTCCCAACGGCCTTTCCATTCACCTCTCGGGAACGATCGGCTCGCGTCCTTATATTGAAATGACCCTGGCCATGATGGGTGAACTTGGTATCCGGCATGAGTGGACCGGAAATACCATACACGTCGGCGCCCAGCGGTACCAGCCGGCCGTTCTCAGCATTGAACCTGACTGGAGCGGGGCTTCTTACTGGTATTCCATGGCTGCGCTTTGTGAGGAGGCAGATTTAACCTTGCCTTACCTGAAGCAGCAAAGCCTGCAGGGAGACCGGGAAATTACAAAGATCATGGAAGCATTCGGCGTAAGAACTCATTTTTCAGCCGGGGGCATTCGCTTAAGCCGCGGGGAAACGGCTGCCGGCGCATGGGAATCGGCTGAAATAGGAACGGGTGCCGGTGAAACAGCCGCAAGGGGAATTGCTGCGGGGGAAACGGTTGCAAGGGAATCTGCTTCCGGGGAACGGGAAATTGATTTTATTCACTGCCCGGACCTGGCCCAGACCGTGATCTCCTGCTGCACCGCACTCCGGCAAAACGCGGTTTTTACCGGCCTTGAAAGCCTTAAAATAAAGGAAACCGACCGCGTGGAAGCGCTTCAGAACGAACTGGGCAAATTCGGGGCCCGGCTCATTGAAAATGCGGAAGGCAATCGCTGGGAACTGGATACTTCCGGCGTTTTCATACCGGAGGCCGCCCCTGTTATTCATACCTATCACGATCACCGGATGGCCATGGCCCTCGCTCCCCTTGCCATCAGGCTGGGACCGATGGAGATCGAAGACAAGGAGGTGGTAGTCAAATCCTATCCCACGTTCTGGAAGGACCTGGACAAGCATGGTTTTAAAATGGCAGCAGCGCAGATCAACACATAA
- a CDS encoding prephenate dehydratase, whose amino-acid sequence MAKRPTIAIQGIKASFHEEAALTYFGEEIETLECMTFKRMFEEMKQERADYIVMAIENSIAGSLLPNYSLLQDYNFPIIGEIFLPVQLHLLALPGLRFEDIKYVQSHPIAIRQCEEFLQDLQGITVLEKSDTAACAKEIQDLQLKDTVAIANLNAAKAFGLEVLERRIESNKKNYTRFLVIAREHEDIKDANKASVCFRVNNKPGSLAKVLTIFAQNNINLSKIQSMPVLGKPNEYNFYLDLEWTEQKAYDLSLRKILKYTHNLSVMGEYKSNDTRK is encoded by the coding sequence ATGGCAAAAAGACCAACCATAGCAATACAAGGCATAAAAGCTTCCTTCCACGAAGAAGCGGCGCTTACTTATTTCGGTGAGGAAATCGAAACCCTGGAATGTATGACGTTCAAGCGGATGTTCGAGGAAATGAAACAGGAAAGGGCCGACTATATCGTCATGGCGATAGAAAATTCCATCGCCGGCAGCCTTCTGCCCAATTATTCCCTGCTCCAGGATTATAATTTCCCGATCATCGGTGAAATATTTCTTCCCGTCCAGCTGCATTTGCTGGCGCTTCCGGGACTGCGGTTTGAAGACATTAAATATGTGCAATCCCATCCCATCGCCATCCGCCAGTGTGAAGAGTTTCTTCAGGACCTGCAGGGAATTACCGTCCTGGAAAAAAGCGATACCGCCGCCTGCGCAAAGGAAATACAAGACCTGCAGCTAAAGGACACGGTAGCCATCGCCAACCTGAATGCGGCAAAGGCTTTCGGGCTGGAAGTATTGGAAAGACGCATCGAATCCAACAAGAAAAATTATACCCGCTTCCTGGTCATTGCCAGGGAACACGAAGATATTAAAGATGCGAACAAAGCATCGGTTTGCTTCAGGGTAAATAACAAACCGGGATCGCTGGCAAAGGTGCTTACGATCTTTGCCCAGAATAATATCAACCTGAGCAAGATCCAATCCATGCCTGTCCTGGGGAAACCCAACGAGTACAACTTCTACCTGGACCTGGAATGGACCGAACAGAAAGCCTACGACCTTTCGCTCAGGAAAATATTAAAATACACTCATAATTTATCGGTTATGGGAGAGTACAAAAGTAACGATACAAGAAAATAG
- the aroB gene encoding 3-dehydroquinate synthase, with the protein MQTFIINSEGYNVYVGNSYGPLQTFLEEKKYAKTFILADTNTSEKCLPKFTEKLPLLKEYDIIEIDAGEAHKNIDYCIGIWKMLLDFGAGRDSLLINLGGGMVTDMGSFAASTYKRGIDFIQVPTTLLSQVDASVGGKTGIDMDHVKNIIGTFTNPEAVFIDTDFLYTLPRRELLSGFAEMIKHGLICDSGYYFDLQSNAMGSVDNAMIFHSVNIKNKIVLEDPKERNIRKALNFGHTIGHAVESYSLAHDKDPLLHGEAIAIGMICEAWLSHTKTGLEESALTDIKNFLLAYYPNYRIPEGAFAELAEFMKKDKKNEKGTINFTLLEGIGKFVINQTCTEEEIRQALVLYNGLFK; encoded by the coding sequence ATGCAAACTTTCATCATCAATAGTGAGGGCTACAATGTATATGTGGGGAACAGTTACGGCCCTCTGCAAACATTCCTTGAAGAAAAAAAATATGCGAAGACCTTCATCCTGGCCGATACCAATACTTCGGAAAAATGCCTTCCTAAATTCACGGAAAAGCTTCCGCTGCTGAAAGAATACGATATCATTGAAATTGATGCGGGGGAGGCCCACAAGAATATTGACTATTGCATAGGTATCTGGAAAATGCTGCTCGATTTCGGGGCCGGGCGCGACAGCCTGCTCATTAACCTTGGAGGCGGCATGGTGACAGATATGGGAAGTTTTGCAGCCTCTACCTATAAGCGGGGTATTGATTTCATCCAGGTACCTACCACGTTGTTATCACAGGTTGACGCATCCGTTGGCGGCAAAACCGGGATTGACATGGACCATGTTAAGAATATCATCGGAACCTTCACCAACCCGGAGGCGGTGTTCATCGATACCGATTTCCTCTATACCCTGCCCCGCCGGGAATTGCTGTCCGGCTTTGCCGAGATGATCAAGCACGGGCTTATATGTGACAGCGGCTATTATTTCGACCTTCAAAGCAATGCCATGGGAAGCGTTGACAATGCCATGATCTTCCATTCGGTAAATATCAAGAACAAGATCGTCCTGGAAGACCCAAAAGAACGGAACATACGAAAAGCGCTCAATTTCGGGCATACCATCGGGCATGCGGTGGAAAGCTATTCCCTGGCTCACGATAAAGACCCGCTGCTTCATGGCGAAGCAATTGCCATCGGCATGATCTGCGAAGCCTGGCTATCCCATACCAAAACCGGCCTGGAAGAAAGCGCCCTGACCGATATAAAGAATTTCCTGCTCGCCTATTACCCCAACTACCGGATCCCCGAGGGCGCTTTTGCCGAGCTGGCCGAATTCATGAAGAAAGATAAGAAAAACGAGAAGGGAACGATTAATTTCACCTTGCTCGAAGGGATCGGAAAATTTGTGATCAACCAGACCTGCACGGAAGAAGAGATCCGGCAAGCCCTCGTACTTTATAACGGGCTGTTCAAATAA
- the aroC gene encoding chorismate synthase, producing the protein MAGNTFGKSFSITTFGESHGKAIGVIIDGCPAGLDIDAAFIQRELDRRRPGQSRITTQRKESDTVQILSGIYEGKSTGTPISLLIPNEDQRSKDYDHIRSAYRPSHADFTYDSKYGIRDHRGGGRSSARETAARVAAGAVAKLLLQQAAGISVQAYVSRVANIKLEKSHKELDLTQTETTMVRCPDEGTAQRMIELIDQVRKDGDTVGGVVTCVADNCPAGLGEPVFDKLHADLAKAMLSINAAHGFEYGSGFDGTYMRGSEHNDLFENEGGRIRTRTNRSGGIQGGISNGETIYFNVGFKPIATIMKPQTSVDRDGGEAEVKGKGRHDPCVLPRAVPIVEAMAALVLADHLLRNRNARMG; encoded by the coding sequence ATGGCAGGAAACACATTCGGAAAATCGTTCAGCATTACCACCTTCGGGGAATCACACGGAAAGGCTATCGGCGTGATCATTGACGGCTGCCCGGCCGGGCTGGATATTGACGCGGCGTTTATTCAGCGGGAACTTGACCGCCGGCGCCCCGGCCAGTCGCGGATAACCACCCAGCGGAAGGAGAGCGATACCGTACAGATCTTATCAGGGATATACGAAGGAAAAAGCACCGGCACGCCTATTTCGCTCCTGATCCCTAACGAAGACCAGCGGTCGAAGGATTACGATCACATTCGCTCTGCGTACCGGCCTTCGCACGCGGACTTTACCTATGACAGCAAATATGGTATACGGGATCACCGCGGAGGCGGTCGTTCCTCTGCCCGGGAAACCGCTGCAAGAGTTGCGGCAGGCGCGGTGGCCAAACTACTTCTTCAGCAAGCGGCCGGTATTAGCGTTCAGGCTTATGTAAGCCGCGTGGCTAACATAAAGTTGGAAAAATCACACAAGGAGCTTGACCTTACTCAAACGGAAACGACCATGGTCCGCTGCCCGGATGAAGGGACAGCCCAGCGAATGATCGAACTTATTGACCAGGTCCGGAAGGACGGGGACACGGTTGGCGGAGTCGTAACCTGTGTGGCGGATAACTGTCCTGCAGGTTTAGGAGAGCCGGTATTTGATAAACTTCACGCGGATCTGGCCAAGGCCATGTTAAGCATTAATGCCGCGCACGGATTTGAATACGGTTCCGGTTTTGACGGCACGTACATGCGGGGCTCGGAACACAACGACCTCTTTGAGAACGAAGGCGGCCGTATCCGGACCAGGACCAACCGGTCAGGCGGAATACAAGGCGGCATTTCCAACGGGGAAACCATCTACTTCAATGTAGGTTTCAAGCCCATTGCAACCATTATGAAACCCCAAACTTCGGTTGACCGGGACGGCGGGGAAGCAGAAGTAAAAGGCAAAGGCCGTCATGATCCCTGCGTATTGCCCAGGGCAGTGCCCATCGTGGAAGCAATGGCCGCCCTTGTACTGGCCGACCACCTGCTGCGGAACCGCAATGCGCGGATGGGGTAA
- a CDS encoding alpha-ketoacid dehydrogenase subunit alpha/beta, protein MSVENNSVESLLEGRELSFDEFRKVVLNDYRVACESRQASILARREVLTGKAKFGITGDGKEIAQIAMAKVFKNGDFRSGYYRDQTFMLAAGMITIKQYFAQLYADTDLEHDPSSAGRLMNSHFASRSLNGDGSWKALSGMKNSASDISCTAGQMPRLLGLAFASKLYRINPELHDLSDFSANGDEVAFGTIGNASTSEGHSFETINAAGVMQVPMLLSVWDDGYGISVPNEYHTTKASISAALEGFRRDEKNEGFEIFTVKGWDYPALCEVYEEAVRICRQEHVPVIIHVEEMTQPQGHSSSGSHERYKPKERLQWEKEYDPILKMREWMLRSAIAVPEDIEEIEKNAKQSVRQAQKEAWNEYITPVKKELREAGVLLKEIGADNPVVKEIYNELSATVDPLYRDIVHAVRRTLAVTAGKPAPAKQRLLAWYRAQEELIRDRWNSFLFTDSSESALNVPVVAPQYAENSRMVDGREVLNACFDANFAKDPKLLAFGEDVGLIGDVNQGFAGLQRKYGELRIFDTGIRETTIIGQGIGLALRGLRPIAEIQYLDYLLFGLQTLSDDLASLSYRTKGGQKAPLIIRTRGHRLEGIWHSGSPLGMIINSLRGIHVLVPRNMTQAAGFYNTLLRCDEPALLIESLNGYRLKERMPSNIADFTVPLGVPEVVREGSDVSIVTYGSCCRIAEEAAAWLGDAGISAEIIDVQSLLPFDIHHTIAGSLKKTNKVLFLDEDVPGGASAYMMQKVLEEQGGYFFLDSAPRTLTAKDHRPPYGSDGDYFSKPSPDDVFEAVYNMMHESAPSKYPALL, encoded by the coding sequence ATGAGTGTTGAGAACAATTCTGTGGAATCATTGCTGGAGGGGCGCGAACTTTCCTTTGATGAATTCAGAAAAGTTGTGTTGAACGATTACAGGGTGGCTTGCGAGAGCAGGCAGGCGAGTATCCTGGCCCGGAGAGAGGTACTGACAGGAAAAGCCAAGTTTGGTATTACCGGCGACGGAAAGGAGATCGCGCAGATAGCGATGGCCAAGGTTTTCAAAAACGGTGATTTCCGGTCCGGTTATTACCGGGACCAGACCTTTATGCTGGCTGCCGGAATGATCACCATAAAGCAATACTTTGCTCAATTATATGCCGATACGGACCTGGAGCATGACCCATCTTCTGCCGGAAGGCTTATGAATTCTCATTTTGCGAGCCGCTCCCTGAACGGGGACGGAAGCTGGAAGGCGCTTTCGGGGATGAAGAATTCCGCTTCGGACATTTCTTGTACGGCAGGTCAGATGCCCAGGCTGCTGGGACTGGCATTTGCCTCGAAGCTTTACCGGATCAACCCGGAATTGCATGATCTCAGCGACTTTTCGGCTAACGGAGACGAGGTGGCTTTCGGCACTATCGGGAACGCGAGTACTTCGGAAGGGCATTCCTTTGAAACGATCAACGCTGCGGGAGTAATGCAGGTGCCTATGCTGCTTTCCGTTTGGGACGATGGCTATGGCATTTCGGTGCCTAACGAATACCATACTACTAAGGCCAGTATATCCGCAGCGCTGGAGGGTTTCCGGCGGGATGAGAAGAACGAAGGTTTTGAAATATTTACCGTAAAGGGATGGGATTATCCCGCCTTATGCGAGGTGTATGAGGAAGCCGTGCGGATCTGCAGGCAGGAGCATGTGCCTGTGATCATTCATGTGGAAGAAATGACCCAGCCCCAGGGGCATTCCAGTTCGGGATCCCATGAGCGGTACAAGCCGAAAGAAAGGCTCCAGTGGGAAAAGGAATACGATCCCATTTTAAAAATGCGGGAATGGATGCTGCGTTCCGCGATTGCGGTTCCTGAAGATATCGAGGAAATTGAAAAGAATGCCAAACAGTCAGTAAGACAGGCCCAGAAGGAGGCCTGGAATGAATACATAACCCCGGTGAAAAAGGAACTCCGGGAAGCAGGTGTTCTGTTGAAGGAAATAGGCGCTGACAACCCGGTGGTGAAAGAGATCTACAATGAGTTATCGGCCACAGTAGACCCGCTTTACCGCGATATTGTTCATGCCGTACGGCGCACCCTGGCCGTGACTGCCGGGAAGCCGGCCCCGGCAAAACAGCGGCTCCTTGCCTGGTACCGGGCGCAGGAAGAATTGATCAGGGATCGTTGGAATTCATTTCTTTTTACCGATAGTTCCGAGTCGGCCCTGAATGTGCCGGTTGTAGCGCCTCAATATGCGGAAAACTCCCGGATGGTTGACGGACGGGAAGTGCTGAACGCTTGTTTCGATGCGAATTTTGCAAAAGATCCGAAGCTGCTGGCTTTTGGCGAGGACGTGGGCCTTATCGGCGATGTGAACCAGGGATTTGCCGGCCTGCAGCGCAAATACGGAGAGCTGCGGATATTTGATACCGGGATCCGGGAAACAACGATCATCGGGCAGGGGATAGGGCTTGCACTGCGCGGCCTTCGGCCCATTGCGGAAATACAATATCTTGATTATCTGTTATTTGGATTGCAGACGCTGAGCGACGACCTGGCTTCGCTGTCTTACCGGACCAAAGGAGGGCAGAAGGCGCCGCTGATCATTCGTACAAGGGGGCATCGGCTGGAAGGTATCTGGCATTCAGGCTCACCGTTGGGAATGATCATCAACTCCCTGCGGGGAATTCATGTGCTGGTGCCACGGAATATGACCCAGGCGGCCGGGTTTTACAATACCTTGCTTCGCTGTGATGAACCTGCCCTGCTGATTGAATCATTGAACGGGTACCGGTTAAAAGAACGTATGCCTTCCAATATCGCGGACTTTACTGTTCCGCTGGGAGTGCCTGAAGTTGTAAGGGAAGGAAGCGATGTCAGCATTGTTACCTATGGCTCCTGCTGCCGGATAGCGGAAGAAGCGGCCGCCTGGCTGGGAGATGCAGGGATTTCGGCAGAGATCATCGATGTGCAGAGCCTGCTGCCTTTTGACATTCATCATACGATCGCAGGCTCCCTGAAAAAGACGAATAAAGTGCTTTTCCTGGATGAAGACGTTCCCGGAGGAGCTTCGGCATATATGATGCAGAAGGTATTGGAAGAGCAAGGGGGGTATTTCTTCCTCGACAGCGCTCCCAGAACACTTACTGCGAAAGATCACCGTCCGCCCTATGGCTCTGACGGAGATTATTTCTCAAAGCCGAGCCCGGATGATGTCTTTGAGGCGGTTTATAACATGATGCACGAAAGCGCTCCGTCAAAGTACCCGGCCTTGCTTTAA
- a CDS encoding chorismate mutase, which produces MKHLELIPMNEWLPGLNQPLVIAGPCSAETEEQLLATARQLKALNKVSAIRAGIWKPRTRPGEFEGIGSEGLKWLIQAKKETGLPVTVEVATARHAEEALKAGVDILWIGARTTVNPFSVQEVADALKGVDIPVLIKNPVNPDLQLWIGAIERIYGAGIRKIAAIHRGFSSFKKTSFRNEPMFDVAIGLKTHFPELPVICDPSHICGNRELIPFISQRALDLDMQGLMIESHITPDLAWTDAKQQVTPDALGTIIDHLTLRKPESDNKEFQNTLEILRKEIDELDDAIIRKLAERMRIVEKIGEYKRDNKVTILQVSRWEEIIGKRTHYASALKLDKDFTEKMLELIHNESIRKQTEILNKKTVEA; this is translated from the coding sequence ATGAAGCATTTAGAGCTCATTCCCATGAATGAATGGTTACCGGGACTCAATCAGCCCCTGGTGATTGCCGGTCCGTGCAGCGCGGAAACGGAAGAACAGCTGCTGGCTACGGCCCGCCAGCTAAAAGCACTCAATAAGGTCAGCGCGATCAGGGCTGGTATATGGAAACCAAGAACCCGCCCCGGGGAATTTGAAGGCATCGGATCAGAGGGCTTGAAATGGCTGATACAGGCAAAGAAGGAAACCGGCTTACCGGTAACCGTTGAAGTGGCTACTGCCCGTCATGCGGAAGAAGCGCTGAAGGCGGGTGTCGATATTCTGTGGATAGGCGCAAGAACCACGGTCAACCCCTTTTCAGTACAGGAAGTGGCCGACGCACTTAAAGGCGTAGACATCCCCGTACTGATAAAGAACCCGGTCAATCCCGACCTGCAGCTCTGGATAGGCGCTATTGAACGCATTTACGGCGCAGGCATCCGGAAGATCGCGGCCATTCACCGTGGCTTCAGCTCGTTCAAAAAAACTTCTTTTCGCAATGAGCCCATGTTTGACGTGGCTATCGGCCTGAAAACGCATTTCCCTGAACTGCCTGTTATCTGTGATCCCAGCCATATCTGCGGAAACCGCGAACTGATCCCCTTCATTTCGCAAAGAGCGCTGGACCTGGACATGCAGGGACTGATGATCGAAAGCCATATTACTCCTGACCTGGCCTGGACAGATGCCAAGCAGCAGGTTACGCCGGATGCATTAGGCACGATCATCGACCACCTCACACTTCGCAAGCCGGAATCTGACAATAAAGAATTCCAGAATACCCTGGAAATACTCCGGAAGGAAATTGATGAACTGGACGACGCCATTATCCGGAAGCTTGCCGAGCGCATGCGGATCGTTGAAAAGATCGGGGAGTACAAGCGTGACAACAAGGTGACGATCCTGCAGGTAAGCCGTTGGGAAGAGATCATCGGTAAACGTACTCATTACGCCTCAGCGCTTAAGCTGGACAAAGACTTCACGGAAAAAATGCTGGAGCTGATCCACAATGAGAGCATCCGTAAACAAACAGAGATACTGAATAAAAAAACCGTTGAAGCGTAA